The DNA segment AGGAGCGTCCGACTTTAACTCGAAAAGAGAAcaattataaaatttcataGTCTGTATCATAtgctttattaataattatttgatatattgaattgctataaaaaaaatatataatgtgtTTGCAGGTGCGGATCAGGCCTGGTCTGGATAGCGAGtaggaaatgaaatgagatgaaatttaaaaattaaataaaatattattatatataattttttaatataatttttattttaaaattttaaaatttaaattatttattatattttatttaaaaatttgggataattataaaaattaaataaaatgaaataggaTGATTTCACTGACTAAATCAGGCCTCAGTATATTTTGTGGCCAGAGGCGACCATTAAGTACATGAtgctttaatattaaaataataataatatataaatattaaataatgaaattctattgatattttttagatgcaaaacaaatattaatattgttttgaaTAATAGTATGTATAAGTAATATAACAATTCGAAAgagaatctaatttttatgtaaatagaGTATTACCCCTTATCCATATATATACTTCTTTTAATacttaattttgaaaacaaaataaggtcattaacattaaaatacacatcatattttagaaaatatatattatcattttgcTACTTCTATTCCAGCTTCACTATTGTTTCTAAATTTTGTGCATTTTGAATAAGATATGTTTGAGTAAAACTTTTCtatttactttcttttcttttctttttaccaAAGCTTTCCATTCAAGATTGAGTTTAttttaggcaaaaaaaaaaaaaaaatcatcttttatgctaactaatatttttttataatttttttttaggatcataatttctctttctttttgagaaattttatttgtaatttcaaCTTAGAAATTGCATGTGCAAActctttattaaatgaaaaaaaattattttaagagagagaattttataattttaaaaataaaattatttaatcttGTACTataatctctaaataaaaacgGTACGTagcattattttcttcttcttcttctttttttaattgtttcttcctctctcttatGGGAGCCCACTCAAGGTGGGGAGGCCTTAGGCGGTGGCCACAAACGTTTTATTGAGTTTGGATAAAAGCCCAAACGTTGTGACTGTGTGTATTGTAAGGACAAAATGAGAAGACTGAAAACTACAGGTCGTTTTAGGGAGAATAAGGCGACGGCGTAGGGTGAAAATGATCGGGAGCTACAAAATACACTCGCAGAAAACAATAGGATGGGATTGAGAATTTGAGATTGGGAATGAGAATGGGAATGGGGAGCTGCAGAGCCTTGCTTGTGGGGAGAGGAGTAGCAGCAACAGCTTCGGCTTCTATACAGAAGACCCAGTTCTTTAACTCCAGCAGCAACAGCTTCGGCCTCTGCTTCTCCAAATCAGTTCTTATCACATGCAGAAACAACAATGGGGTCCGAAGCTGCTCCACAGCCTCAATTCGATCCTCTCTTGAACCTCCGGACGTGCCTCGTTTGGCTGATACTGCTCGAATCTCTCTCACCCAGAATGAGGTATACAATTTAACATCCATTGGCTGGGTCGTTACcactcttttaatttttatttatattctatGCTTTCaaagtaatttctttttcttttctcttttgttcGCCCGTTCGTTCTTTATTGCAGGTTGAAGAGTTTGCACCAAAGATCCGACAAGTCATAGATTGGTATGCTTGCGTCGCGCTctctttccctttctctttctcttacTAGAAAGGTTTTAAACTAGAAATTCTGCGGATGTCTCTTTCTTCAATTTATTTCGCAGAAATTAGACATTCTTTAGTTTTTGACTCTTTGTTGTTAATTTTTG comes from the Carya illinoinensis cultivar Pawnee chromosome 8, C.illinoinensisPawnee_v1, whole genome shotgun sequence genome and includes:
- the LOC122318808 gene encoding glutamyl-tRNA(Gln) amidotransferase subunit C, chloroplastic/mitochondrial is translated as MRMGMGSCRALLVGRGVAATASASIQKTQFFNSSSNSFGLCFSKSVLITCRNNNGVRSCSTASIRSSLEPPDVPRLADTARISLTQNEVEEFAPKIRQVIDWFGQLQDVDLHSIEPAIRADTEGSNLRDDVPETFENREAMIAAVPSFEEQYIKVPKVLNKE